Proteins found in one Bacillus subtilis subsp. subtilis str. 168 genomic segment:
- the citH gene encoding secondary transporter of divalent metal ions/citrate complexes (Evidence 1a: Function from experimental evidences in the studied strain; PubMedId: 8892821, 11053381, 15849754, 16850406, 18556792; Product type t : transporter), with product MLAILGFVMMIVFMYLIMSNRLSALIALIVVPIVFALISGFGKDLGEMMIQGVTDLAPTGIMLLFAILYFGIMIDSGLFDPLIAKILSFVKGDPLKIAVGTAVLTMTISLDGDGTTTYMITIAAMLPLYKRLGMNRLVLAGIAMLGSGVMNIIPWGGPTARVLASLKLDTSEVFTPLIPAMIAGILWVIAVAYILGKKERKRLGVISIDHAPSSDPEAAPLKRPALQWFNLLLTVALMAALITSLLPLPVLFMTAFAVALMVNYPNVKEQQKRISAHAGNALNVVSMVFAAGIFTGILSGTKMVDAMAHSLVSLIPDAMGPHLPLITAIVSMPFTFFMSNDAFYFGVLPIIAEAASAYGIDAAEIGRASLLGQPVHLLSPLVPSTYLLVGMAGVSFGDHQKFTIKWAVGTTIVMTIAALLIGIISF from the coding sequence ATGCTTGCCATACTCGGTTTTGTGATGATGATTGTCTTTATGTACCTTATTATGTCTAACCGGCTTTCCGCTCTTATTGCTTTGATTGTCGTTCCTATTGTGTTTGCCCTGATCAGCGGATTTGGCAAAGATCTCGGCGAGATGATGATTCAGGGCGTTACAGACCTCGCCCCTACCGGTATCATGCTGTTATTCGCCATCCTGTATTTCGGCATTATGATTGACTCAGGCCTGTTTGATCCTCTCATTGCCAAAATCTTATCGTTTGTCAAAGGAGATCCGTTAAAAATCGCCGTAGGCACAGCGGTTCTGACCATGACCATTTCGCTGGACGGAGATGGGACAACAACCTATATGATTACCATTGCAGCGATGCTGCCTCTCTACAAACGGCTCGGCATGAACCGTTTGGTGTTAGCGGGAATAGCGATGCTTGGTTCGGGGGTTATGAATATTATCCCGTGGGGCGGGCCGACTGCGAGGGTTTTGGCTTCCTTAAAATTGGACACGTCAGAGGTCTTTACACCGCTGATTCCCGCTATGATCGCCGGCATTCTCTGGGTGATCGCCGTTGCTTATATCCTCGGAAAGAAAGAGCGGAAGCGGCTCGGCGTCATTTCGATTGATCACGCACCGTCTTCCGACCCGGAGGCCGCACCGCTCAAGCGTCCCGCTCTTCAATGGTTTAACCTGCTGCTGACTGTCGCTCTGATGGCCGCACTGATCACCAGCCTGCTGCCGCTCCCTGTTCTTTTTATGACTGCGTTCGCCGTTGCCTTGATGGTTAACTATCCAAATGTCAAAGAGCAGCAGAAACGAATCTCGGCGCATGCGGGTAATGCGTTAAACGTTGTCTCAATGGTGTTTGCTGCGGGCATATTCACAGGCATTCTCTCCGGCACAAAAATGGTGGATGCCATGGCGCATTCTCTCGTTTCACTCATCCCTGATGCCATGGGCCCGCACCTGCCGTTGATCACTGCGATCGTCAGCATGCCCTTCACCTTTTTCATGTCGAATGACGCCTTTTACTTCGGTGTCCTTCCCATCATCGCCGAAGCCGCTTCCGCTTACGGAATAGACGCCGCTGAAATCGGGAGGGCCTCCTTGCTGGGGCAGCCTGTGCATCTGCTCAGCCCGCTTGTGCCTTCCACCTATCTATTGGTAGGAATGGCAGGCGTCAGCTTTGGCGACCATCAAAAATTCACTATTAAATGGGCCGTGGGAACAACGATTGTGATGACCATTGCGGCGCTTTTGATTGGGATTATTTCTTTCTAA
- the bglS gene encoding endo-beta-1,3-1,4 glucanase (Evidence 1a: Function from experimental evidences in the studied strain; PubMedId: 1369198, 3106158, 7704256, 20600285, 25355936; Product type e: enzyme), whose amino-acid sequence MPYLKRVLLLLVTGLFMSLFAVTATASAQTGGSFFDPFNGYNSGFWQKADGYSNGNMFNCTWRANNVSMTSLGEMRLALTSPAYNKFDCGENRSVQTYGYGLYEVRMKPAKNTGIVSSFFTYTGPTDGTPWDEIDIEFLGKDTTKVQFNYYTNGAGNHEKIVDLGFDAANAYHTYAFDWQPNSIKWYVDGQLKHTATNQIPTTPGKIMMNLWNGTGVDEWLGSYNGVNPLYAHYDWVRYTKK is encoded by the coding sequence ATGCCTTATCTGAAACGAGTGTTGCTGCTTCTTGTCACTGGATTGTTTATGAGTTTGTTTGCAGTCACTGCTACTGCCTCAGCTCAAACAGGTGGATCGTTTTTTGACCCTTTTAACGGCTATAACTCCGGTTTTTGGCAAAAAGCAGATGGTTATTCGAATGGAAATATGTTCAACTGCACGTGGCGGGCTAATAACGTATCAATGACGTCATTGGGTGAAATGCGTTTAGCGCTAACAAGCCCAGCTTATAACAAGTTTGACTGCGGGGAAAACCGTTCTGTTCAAACATATGGCTATGGACTTTATGAAGTCAGAATGAAACCAGCTAAAAACACAGGGATCGTTTCATCGTTCTTCACTTACACAGGTCCAACAGATGGAACTCCTTGGGATGAGATTGATATCGAATTTTTAGGAAAAGACACAACGAAGGTTCAATTTAACTATTATACAAATGGTGCAGGAAACCATGAGAAGATTGTTGATCTCGGGTTTGATGCAGCCAATGCCTATCATACGTATGCATTCGATTGGCAGCCAAACTCTATTAAATGGTATGTCGACGGGCAATTAAAACATACTGCAACAAACCAAATTCCGACAACACCTGGAAAGATCATGATGAACTTGTGGAATGGCACGGGTGTCGATGAATGGCTTGGCTCCTACAATGGTGTAAATCCGCTATACGCTCATTATGACTGGGTGCGCTATACAAAAAAATAA
- the katE gene encoding catalase 2 (Evidence 1a: Function from experimental evidences in the studied strain; PubMedId: 7559348, 8931328, 16151211; Product type e: enzyme), with the protein MSDDQNKRVNEHSKDEQLEQYRTDNSGKKMTTNQGLRVSEDEHSLKAGVRGPTLMEDFHFREKMTHFDHERIPERVVHARGFGVHGFFQVYEPMTEYTRAKFLQDPSVKTPVFVRFSTVAGSKGSADTVRDARGFATKFYTEEGNYDLVGNNIPVFFIQDAIKFPDLVHAFKPEPHNEMPQAATAHDTFWDFVANNPESAHMVMWTMSDRGIPRSYRMMEGFGVHTFRFVNEQGKARFVKFHWKPVLGVHSLVWDEAQKIAGKDPDFHRRDLWETIENGGKVEYELGVQMIDEEDEFKFDFDILDPTKLWPEELVPVKIIGKMTLNRNQDNVFAETEQVAFHPGNVVPGIDFTNDPLLQGRLFSYTDTQLIRLGGPNFHEIPINRPVCPFHNNQYDGYHRMTINKGPVAYHKNSLQNNDPSPATAEEGGYVHYQEKVEGKKIRQRSDSFNDYYSQAKLFWNSMSPVEKQHIISAFCFEVGKVKSKDVQRQVVDVFSNVDADLAEEIAKGVGVAAPAKRKASKEILTSPALSQARTVKTASTRKVAVLAGNGFHEKELQTVLEALKQEGITVDIISQNLGYMTSGSGQQLEASGTFLTVDSVLYDAVYAAGGLELKDNKQAMAFIREAYNHYKAIGAANEGIDLLQSSVGTTEGLGIVTAKDEPDYTAFSKAFIDAVAAHRHWDRRI; encoded by the coding sequence ATGAGTGATGACCAAAACAAACGTGTAAATGAACACTCAAAGGACGAGCAGCTTGAGCAGTACAGGACCGATAACAGCGGGAAGAAAATGACGACAAACCAAGGCTTGCGAGTGTCAGAGGATGAGCACTCGTTAAAAGCCGGGGTTCGCGGCCCGACGCTGATGGAGGATTTTCATTTCCGGGAGAAAATGACGCACTTTGACCATGAGAGGATTCCGGAGCGCGTTGTGCATGCGCGCGGATTTGGCGTGCATGGCTTTTTTCAGGTTTACGAACCAATGACGGAATACACACGGGCCAAATTTCTTCAGGACCCTTCGGTGAAGACACCGGTATTTGTCCGTTTTTCTACGGTTGCGGGTTCTAAAGGCTCCGCAGACACGGTGCGGGATGCCAGAGGCTTTGCGACAAAATTTTATACTGAAGAAGGAAACTATGACCTTGTGGGAAATAACATTCCGGTGTTTTTCATTCAGGACGCAATCAAATTTCCGGATTTGGTTCACGCGTTTAAGCCTGAGCCACACAATGAAATGCCTCAGGCTGCGACTGCTCACGATACATTTTGGGATTTTGTCGCCAATAACCCTGAGTCTGCCCACATGGTGATGTGGACGATGTCTGACAGAGGCATCCCGCGCAGCTACAGAATGATGGAAGGCTTCGGCGTTCACACGTTCCGTTTTGTCAATGAACAAGGAAAGGCACGTTTCGTGAAATTTCACTGGAAGCCGGTGCTCGGCGTGCATTCTCTCGTATGGGATGAAGCGCAAAAAATTGCCGGGAAAGATCCAGATTTCCACCGCCGTGACCTGTGGGAAACAATTGAAAACGGCGGCAAGGTTGAATACGAGCTCGGCGTGCAGATGATTGATGAGGAAGATGAATTCAAGTTTGATTTTGATATTCTTGACCCAACTAAGCTGTGGCCGGAAGAGCTTGTGCCGGTGAAGATCATTGGAAAAATGACGCTGAACCGCAATCAGGATAATGTGTTTGCGGAAACAGAACAAGTCGCATTCCACCCGGGAAATGTCGTGCCGGGCATCGATTTTACCAATGACCCGCTATTGCAGGGGCGGCTTTTCTCTTATACGGATACACAGCTCATCCGTCTTGGCGGCCCGAACTTCCATGAGATTCCGATTAACCGGCCGGTCTGTCCATTCCATAACAACCAATACGACGGCTATCACCGGATGACGATCAATAAGGGACCTGTCGCTTATCATAAAAACTCACTGCAAAACAATGATCCGTCGCCTGCGACAGCTGAAGAAGGCGGCTACGTCCACTATCAGGAAAAAGTCGAGGGCAAAAAAATCCGCCAGCGAAGCGACAGCTTCAACGATTATTACTCACAGGCGAAGCTTTTCTGGAACAGCATGTCTCCTGTGGAGAAACAGCACATCATTTCTGCTTTCTGCTTCGAGGTCGGGAAGGTCAAAAGCAAAGACGTACAGCGGCAGGTCGTTGATGTCTTCAGCAATGTCGATGCAGATTTAGCAGAAGAAATCGCCAAAGGAGTAGGCGTGGCGGCGCCCGCGAAGCGTAAAGCATCTAAAGAAATTCTTACTTCGCCTGCGTTAAGCCAAGCCCGTACAGTGAAAACCGCGTCAACAAGAAAAGTCGCTGTACTCGCCGGAAACGGATTTCATGAAAAAGAGCTGCAAACAGTACTGGAAGCCTTAAAGCAAGAAGGAATCACAGTGGATATCATCAGTCAAAATCTGGGGTATATGACAAGCGGCAGCGGACAGCAGCTTGAGGCCAGCGGCACGTTCCTGACGGTTGATTCTGTTCTGTATGATGCCGTCTATGCCGCAGGAGGACTGGAGTTAAAAGACAACAAACAAGCGATGGCGTTTATCAGAGAAGCTTACAATCACTACAAGGCGATCGGTGCGGCAAATGAAGGAATTGACCTTCTTCAATCCTCTGTCGGGACAACAGAGGGGCTAGGCATCGTAACGGCTAAAGATGAACCTGACTACACCGCTTTCAGCAAGGCATTTATCGATGCGGTTGCTGCTCATCGCCATTGGGATAGACGAATTTGA
- the yxiP gene encoding putative lipoprotein (Evidence 3: Putative function from multiple computational evidences; Product type lp: lipoprotein) has translation MRRIGLCISLLVTVLVMSACESEGEAQMFADCDQKTVKQTAAKPMSSKKKQDFQALASDRQLAIVFSSMIQVSEAFDYGIGNPEYFVRISMTEEEADIAKENLESIKLENKSLKKQNSEAVALLQKTRNQDMSRIEIQQLTENRAGFFETADSMIKLINQVTPKNAKKTRQQLDQLKKQYTQYSAESIKIMNSIVKKQKADKASFERHLEALLQKQPGQQVRSELY, from the coding sequence ATGAGGCGAATAGGCTTGTGTATAAGCCTGCTGGTCACAGTTCTTGTGATGAGCGCATGCGAAAGTGAAGGTGAGGCTCAGATGTTCGCAGACTGTGATCAAAAGACAGTAAAACAAACCGCAGCCAAACCGATGAGCAGTAAGAAAAAGCAGGATTTCCAAGCCCTCGCAAGCGACAGGCAGCTGGCCATTGTGTTCAGTTCCATGATACAAGTGAGCGAAGCATTTGATTATGGAATCGGCAATCCAGAATACTTCGTGCGAATCAGCATGACTGAAGAAGAAGCAGACATTGCGAAGGAGAATCTCGAATCGATTAAGCTTGAGAACAAATCGCTCAAAAAACAAAACAGCGAGGCGGTTGCCTTGCTTCAAAAAACGCGTAATCAAGATATGAGCCGCATCGAAATTCAGCAGCTGACAGAAAATAGAGCCGGTTTTTTTGAGACCGCAGACAGTATGATCAAACTCATCAACCAAGTCACACCGAAAAACGCGAAGAAGACAAGACAGCAGCTGGATCAGCTGAAAAAACAATATACACAATACAGTGCTGAAAGCATTAAAATCATGAACAGCATTGTCAAAAAGCAGAAAGCTGACAAGGCATCATTTGAACGCCATCTGGAGGCGCTGCTTCAAAAACAGCCCGGGCAGCAGGTACGGAGTGAATTGTACTGA
- the licT gene encoding transcriptional antiterminator (BglG family) (Evidence 1a: Function from experimental evidences in the studied strain; PubMedId: 11447120, 11580842, 11733988, 12169607, 15699035, 21278164, 23475962, 28235843; Product type r: regulator), translating to MKIAKVINNNVISVVNEQGKELVVMGRGLAFQKKSGDDVDEARIEKVFTLDNKDVSEKFKTLLYDIPIECMEVSEEIISYAKLQLGKKLNDSIYVSLTDHINFAIQRNQKGLDIKNALLWETKRLYKDEFAIGKEALVMVKNKTGVSLPEDEAGFIALHIVNAELNEEMPNIINITKVMQEILSIVKYHFKIEFNEESLHYYRFVTHLKFFAQRLFNGTHMESQDDFLLDTVKEKYHRAYECTKKIQTYIEREYEHKLTSDELLYLTIHIERVVKQA from the coding sequence ATGAAAATTGCGAAGGTGATCAACAATAATGTGATCAGCGTGGTCAATGAACAGGGGAAAGAATTGGTCGTCATGGGCAGGGGGCTCGCGTTTCAGAAAAAGTCCGGCGATGATGTCGATGAAGCCCGCATTGAGAAAGTGTTCACGCTCGATAACAAGGATGTATCAGAAAAGTTCAAAACCCTTTTGTATGATATACCGATCGAGTGTATGGAAGTATCCGAAGAGATTATCAGCTACGCAAAATTACAGCTCGGCAAAAAGCTCAACGACAGCATCTATGTGTCGCTGACCGACCATATTAACTTTGCCATCCAGCGCAACCAGAAAGGGCTTGATATCAAAAACGCCTTGCTGTGGGAAACAAAACGGCTCTACAAAGACGAATTTGCGATCGGCAAAGAAGCGTTGGTTATGGTAAAAAACAAGACTGGTGTGTCTCTGCCAGAGGATGAAGCAGGCTTTATTGCTCTGCATATTGTAAATGCCGAGCTGAATGAAGAGATGCCCAATATTATCAACATTACAAAAGTCATGCAAGAGATTTTGAGTATTGTAAAATACCATTTTAAGATTGAATTCAACGAAGAATCGCTTCACTATTATCGGTTCGTCACCCACTTAAAGTTTTTCGCGCAGCGTCTATTTAACGGCACTCACATGGAAAGCCAGGACGATTTTTTGCTGGATACAGTGAAAGAAAAGTATCATCGCGCGTATGAATGCACGAAGAAAATCCAAACCTACATTGAGCGGGAGTATGAGCACAAGCTCACAAGTGACGAGCTGCTGTATTTAACCATTCACATAGAAAGGGTAGTTAAACAAGCATAA